In one window of Fulvia fulva chromosome 5, complete sequence DNA:
- a CDS encoding ABC multidrug transporter atrB yields the protein MDGSEEKGPMEGLPATGEAMERVADHDDRTDWNAMPEVAAVQRTAGGGTPLARRLGVTWRNLTVKGVNAAASFNENIGSQFVPSFAKKAVANAAKSTKTIIDNSHGCVKPGEMLLVLGRPGAGCTTLLKVLANRRAAYSSIEGQVHYGSMDHHEATKYRAQIVMNTEDEIFWPTLTVQQTIDFATRLKTPKHTLGDYASAEEARVASRDFLLNVLGISHTANTRVGDAYIRGVSGGERKRVSIAETLATRGSVYCWDNSTRGLDASTALQYIKAIRKLSDIFGLASIVTLYQAGNDIYKQFDKVLVLESGKQIYYGPATSAQPFMEDLGFVCADGANVGDFLTGITVPTERRIREGFELTFPRTADAVLEAYQASNIRPLMETEYDYPTTQIAANHTKEFQEAAAYEKHPDFLTSRSSATASFAIQLSAATKRQFQILWGDKTNLIVKQVSNLIQAFCAGSLFYNAPADSSGLLSKAGIIFVTLFFNAMIAQSEVTDSFVGRPVLAKHRGFSFHHPAAWVLAQVVTDIPIILCQVSAFSLVAYFLSRLTREADVFFIFWFAVLSCTFAITALFRALAAGFKTFDDASKISGVIILATLLYAGYMIPKPDMGNWFVWIYWIDPFSYAFNALLSNELHGQVIDCVGSNLVPSGPGYGSISNQACTGVRGAAPGAAFVLGDDYLDSVRYSHGDMWRNIGIVWVWWAFYVGLTILFTSMQPVDQTQTGVALIPRERANKIARGFSDEESGINEKVMPQSSSNSDTEGNDSDSDGLIRNTSTFTWQNVTYTVQTPRGPRVLLNNVHGWVKPGMLGALMGSSGAGKTTLLDVLAQRKTEGTITGSVLVDGKELGVSFQRSAGYCEQLDVHESLTTVREALEFSALLRQSRTTSKADKLKYVDVIIELLEMEDIEDCLIGTPGGAGLSIEQRKRVTIGVELVAKPSVLIFLDEPTSGLDGQAAFNTIRFLKKLAAAGQAILVTIHQPSAQLFAEFDNLLLLAKGGNTVYFGDIGKDAATIRKYFANHGAPCPPGKNPAEHMIDVVSDTTQDWSGIWKGSREYSQMLHHLDEIVNETKRTVSQCSMIDGDSEFAMPLWDQIKIVTTRANKALWRNTGYVNNKFMLHIITGLFTGFSFYMLDDSVGDLQLRMFALFNFIFVAPGVIAQLQPLFIEKRDIYDAREKKSKMYSWKAFVTALIVSELPYLVICVIQYFFCFYYTVGLPTASSKAGAVFFVMLLYEFLYTGIGQFVAAYAPNAVAASLANPLVIFTLVGFSGVLVPYSQIVDFWKYWLYWINPFNYLVGSLLVFTTWDIEVSCKDSELAVFDPVGNQTCADYLAPYLSAAGSGANLLNPSAIAGCQVCQYATGADYLRTLNLKEHYYGWRNVGIVALFCVSSYGLVYLLMKLRTKKTKKAA from the exons ATGGACGGGTCAGAGGAGAAAGGCCCCATGGAGGGCCTGCCCGCAACTGGTGAAGCAATGGAGAGGGTTGCCGACCACGACGACAGAACGGACTGGAACGCAATGCCAGAAGTGGCTGCAGTGCAAAGGACTGCAGGTGGAGGCACACCACTTGCGAGAAGGCTCGGAGTCACTTGGAGGAATCTGACTGTCAAGGGTGTGAATGCTGCTGCATCCTTCAACGAGAATATTGGTTCTCAGTTCGTGCCGTCTTTCGCGAAGAAAGCCGTTGCCAACGCGGCCAAGTCGACCAAAACAATAATTGACAACTCGCATGGGTGCGTCAAGCCGGGAGAGATGCTACTGGTACTTGGGAG ACCTGGTGCCGGCTGTACTACTTTGCTCAAAGTCCTAGCCAATAGACGCGCTGCCTACAGCTCGATCGAAGGTCAGGTCCACTATGGGTCTATGGATCACCACGAAGCAACAAAGTATCGAGCGCAGATCGTGATGAACACCGAGGATGAGATATTCTGGCCGACACTCACGGTGCAGCAGACCATTGACTTCGCGACCAGGCTTAAGACTCCCAAACACACTCTTGGTGATTATGCCTCAGCAGAAGAGGCTCGTGTAGCCAGCAGAGATTTCCTGCTTAATGTGCTCGGAATCTCTCACACAGCCAATACAAGAGTTGGCGATGCCTACATCCGTGGAGTATCTGGAGGCGAACGAAAGCGTGTCAGCATTGCTGAGACACTTGCTACCCGTGGAAGCGTGTACTGCTGGGACAATTCAACAAGAGGCCTCGATGCAAGCACTGCTCTGCAATACATCAAGGCAATTCGCAAGCTGTCCGATATCTTCGGGTTGGCATCAATCGTTACTCTCTACCAAGCTGGAAACGATATCTACAAACAGTTCGATAAGGTGTTGGTGCTGGAGTCGGGCAAACAGATATACTACGGACCTGCAACATCAGCACAGCCGTTCATGGAAGACCTGGGATTTGTTTGTGCGGATGGAGCGAATGTGGGAGACTTCCTGACCG GCATCACAGTCCCGACCGAGCGCAGGATCCGCGAAGGTTTCGAGCTCACTTTCCCCAGGACAGCCGATGCAGTGCTGGAAGCCTATCAGGCCTCAAATATACGACCTCTGATGGAGACAGAATACGACTATCCCACCACGCAGATCGCAGCAAATCACACGAAGGAGTTCCAAGAAGCTGCTGCGTACGAGAAGCACCCGGACTTCCTGACATCTCGTTCTTCGGCTACAGCTTCGTTCGCTATTCAACTCAGTGCCGCTACTAAGAGGCAGTTCCAGATCCTCTGGGGCGACAAGACAAATCTGATTGTGAAGCAAGTATCCAATCTGATCCAAGCCTTCTGTGCCGGATCACTATTCTACAATGCCCCGGCCGACTCATCTGGTCTCCTCAGTAAAGCTGGAATCATCTTCGTCACATTGTTCTTCAACGCAATGATCGCACAGTCTGAGGTCACAGACTCCTTCGTCGGTCGACCAGTACTCGCGAAACACAGAGGGTTCTCATTCCATCATCCAGCGGCCTGGGTCTTGGCACAGGTCGTGACTGATATCCCCATTATTCTTTGCCAAGTCTCTGCATTCAGCTTGGTCGCCTACTTCTTGTCTAGACTCACGAGAGAAGCGGATGTATTCTTCATCTTCTGGTTTGCGGTCCTGAGCTGTACGTTCGCGATCACGGCACTCTTCCGGGCCCTGGCTGCTGGCTTCAAGACATTTGATGATGCCAGCAAGATATCAGGCGTCATCATATTGGCCACACTGCTGTACGCCGGATACATGATCCCGAAGCCGGACATGGGAAACTGGTTTGTCTG GATTTACTGGATTGACCCATTCTCGTATGCCTTCAATGCGCTGCTGTCAAATGAATTGCACGGTCAAGTCATCGACTGCGTTGGATCCAATCTTGTTCCAAGCGGCCCCGGGTATGGCTCCATCTCAAATCAGGCTTGCACCGGCGTCCGCGGCGCTGCACCAGGGGCTGCTTTCGTCCTAGGCGACGACTATCTCGACAGTGTGCGGTATAGCCACGGAGATATGTGGAGGAACATTGGCATCGTATG GGTCTGGTGGGCTTTCTACGTCGGACTGACCATCTTATTTACTTCTATGCAACCTGTTGATCAAACTCAGACCGGCGTCGCACTGATCCCGCGAGAGCGAGCTAATAAGATAGCACGAGGGTTCTCTGACGAAGAGTCCGGCATCAACGAGAAAGTCATGCCACAGTCAAGCTCGAACTCCGACACCGAAGGCAACGATTCCGATTCTGATGGCCTCATTCGCAATACATCGACATTCACATGGCAGAACGTCACTTACACAGTCCAGACCCCTCGAGGACCGCGGGTACTTCTCAACAATGTCCACGGTTGGGTAAAGCCAGGCATGCTAGGCGCATTAATGGGTTCATCTGGAGCAGGAAAGACGACTCTCCTGGATGTTCTGGCTCAACGTAAGACTGAGGGCACAATTACTGGCTCTGTTCTCGTGGATGGAAAGGAGCTGGGTGTTAGCTTCCAGCGATCTGCTGGCTACTGCGAGCAGCTTGACGTTCACGAGTCCCTAAC AACTGTAAGGGAAGCCCTGGAGTTCTCCGCCCTGCTTCGCCAATCTCGCACAACTTCGAAAGCAGACAAGCTGAAATATGTCGATGTCATAATTGAGCTTCTGGAGATGGAAGACATCGAAGACTGTCTGATCGGCACACCTGGTGGAGCTGGTCTTTCAATTGAGCAGAGAAAGCGCGTGACGATCGGAGTTGAATTGGTGGCAAAACCAAGCGTCCTCATCTTCCTTGACGAGCCAACTTCTGGACTTGATGGTCAGGCAGCCTTCAACACCATTCGATTCCTCAAGAAGCTGGCGGCCGCCGGACAAGCTATTCTCGTCACTATTCATCAGCCAAGTGCACAACTTTTTGCCGAGTTCGACAATTTGCTACTTCTGGCCAAAGGTGGAAACACAGTGTACTTTGGCGATATCGGTAAAGATGCAGCCACGATTCGAAAGTACTTTGCCAATCATGGAGCACCCTGCCCACCAGGAAAGAACCCAGCGGAACATATGATCGACGTCGTTTCTGACACGACTCAAGACTGGAGTGGAATCTGGAAGGGCTCAAGAGAGTACAGTCAGATGCTGCACCATCTGGATGAGATCGTCAACGAAACCAAGCGAACCGTTTCCCAGTGTTCGATGATTGACGGAGATTCTGAGTTTGCGATGCCTTTATGGGATCAGATCAAAATCGTCACTACCCGCGCCAACAAAGCTCTGTGGCGTAACACTGGCTATGTCAACAACAAGTTCATGCTTCACATCATTACTGGACTGTTCACTGGCTTCTCCTTCTATATGCTGGACGACAGTGTAGGAGATCTGCAGCTGCGCATGTTCGCGCTGTTTAACTTCATCTTTGTCGCACCAGGTGTGATTG CGCAACTCCAGCCGTTGTTCATCGAAAAGCGTGACATCTACGATGCCCGCGAGAAGAAGTCCAAGATGTACAGCTGGAAGGCATTCGTCACGGCTTTGATCGTGTCGGAACTGCCGTATCTGGTCATTTGTGTCATCCAGTACTTCTTCTGCTTCTACTACACAGTAGGACTGCCCACGGCGTCGAGCAAAGCAGGTGCTGTGTTCTTCGTCATGCTCTTGTATGAGTTCTTGTACACGGGCATCG GACAATTCGTCGCCGCATATGCTCCGAACGCTGTAGCTGCATCACTGGCAAATCCCTTGGTCATCTTCACCCTCGTCGGCTTCTCCGGCGTATTGGTCCCTTACTCTCAAATCGTCGATTTCTGGAAATACTGGCTCTATTGGATCAATCCATTCAACTATCTGGTCGGATCATTGCTTGTCTTCACTACTTGGGACATCGAAGTCAGCTGCAAAGATTCCGAGCTCGCTGTGTTTGACCCAGTGGGCAACCAGACCTGTGCAGATTATCTGGCCCCGTACCTGAGTGCGGCCGGCTCTGGTGCGAATCTATTGAACCCATCGGCCATTGCTGGATGCCAGGTCTGCCAGTATGCGACAGGCGCGGATTATCTCCGCACTCTCAACCTGAAGGAGCACTACTATGGTTGGAGAAATGTGGGCATTGTGGCACTGTTCTGTGTCTCGAGCTACGGGCTTGTGTATCTCCTAATGAAATTGAGGACTAAGAAGACCAAAAAGGCGGCGTAA
- a CDS encoding 2-oxoglutarate-dependent dioxygenase, whose protein sequence is MTDTESNIPVVDLSWASDPVKKQALLKQLRAALFDVGFLYIINHGVAKSTTDQLASLLPHLFALRHTKKAAWSKTNSPHFLGYSGFAEETTLGRQDLREQFDFATELPVVYNERKDIGTNAHQTDTGSSNGTTCHRDLSKLYWRLRGPNQWPSEEDVPGFREALTNYHDALQALSCRFVNLIEEAFNIPVGTFDHFFGLPSQSNPTSVDAPKRSFLPPQHRIKLCRYPPADPQSNGGQGVGAHKDSSGWLTFLYQVGNEPGLEVLSSSGHWLPVKPIEGCFVVNVGNAFEAATEGTVKATIHRVIAPAQAVMFGTPSHSFKGSLLT, encoded by the coding sequence ATGACGGACACCGAATCCAACATACCAGTCGTCGACCTGTCATGGGCGTCAGACCCTGTCAAAAAGCAAGCACTGCTCAAACAGTTACGCGCCGCATTATTTGACGTCGGCTTCCTGTACATCATCAATCATGGCGTGGCGAAGTCCACGACAGATCAGCTCGCAAGCTTACTTCCACATCTATTCGCTCTTCGGCATACCAAGAAAGCCGCCTGGAGCAAAACCAACAGTCCCCATTTCCTTGGCTACAGTGGTTTCGCAGAGGAGACTACCCTTGGAAGACAAGATCTCAGAGAACAGTTTGATTTCGCCACTGAGCTTCCCGTAGTCTACAACGAGCGCAAAGATATCGGGACCAATGCCCATCAGACTGACACGGGCTCAAGCAATGGCACAACGTGTCACCGCGACCTCAGCAAGCTGTATTGGCGCCTACGAGGACCAAATCAATGGCCATCGGAAGAAGACGTCCCAGGATTTCGTGAGGCCTTGACAAATTACCACGACGCATTACAAGCCCTGTCTTGCCGCTTCGTCAACTTGATCGAGGAGGCTTTCAACATTCCCGTTGGCACATTCGACCACTTCTTTGGTCTGCCAAGCCAGAGTAATCCTACATCCGTCGACGCACCGAAGAGGTCTTTTCTGCCGCCTCAACACCGAATCAAGCTCTGTCGCTACCCACCCGCGGATCCTCAAAGCAATGGTGGTCAAGGTGTTGGCGCTCACAAGGACTCCTCCGGCTGGTTGACATTTCTGTATCAGGTCGGCAATGAGCCCGGCCTTGAGGTGCTTTCATCGTCAGGTCATTGGCTTCCAGTGAAGCCCATTGAGGGATGCTTCGTTGTCAATGTTGGTAATGCTTTCGAGGCTGCGACCGAGGGTACTGTGAAGGCCACGATCCACAGAGTCATCGCGCCGGCCCAAGCAGTAATGTTCGGTACTCCATCCCATTCTTTCAAGGGCTCCCTCTTGACATGA
- a CDS encoding Cytochrome P450 monooxygenase tropD, with the protein MATSIIQTPQGLLFAALAILTAALLYAQVKSYARLRHIPGPLLASLTDLWSATKVWRGAHHCEIVHELHQKYGPIVRFGPNRVSFANPDTIPQIYGTGQVFPKASSYNPMRTLANGKEIMSLVTISDEKKVTSLKRHISAGFSQSTWLKQEAQIDGTLKILITQLRARAGQEVPLNTWLSFWSFDTLTELAFSESRGFLTAGRDLDGICPSGHQRFAHWRLWASLPGWEAVIYKNWIVTRIQRATGPLAQLAIRRIQQRKAEDKAGGGGKDLLGRYLAASQEAPEAVAPADVLGLTISTIHAGSETTAMTSSATLVYLLWNPATLARLEEEVLGAGLSFPPRFAEVDKLVYLDAVIREGMRLFVNPNCVERTITPPGAEIGGVYLPAGTGVSISELDTTRDPAVYGADPHSFKPERWLNVDKTKWAEMNRVSFGFSYGRRECIGKHLARMEMKKLLASLILSFKIVPTKPVQMWMESSLGQTRLDVRLEPRVPL; encoded by the exons ATGGCAACTTCCATCATCCAGACGCCTCAAGGACTGCTATTCGCAGCTCTCGCCATACTCACAGCCGCACTTCTGTACGCACAGGTCAAAAGCTATGCGCGACTACGACACATTCCCGGACCTCTACTGGCATCGCTAACAGACCTCTGGTCAGCAACAAAAGTATGGCGCGGTGCCCACCATTGCGAGATTGTCCACGAACTACATCAAAAATACGGCCCTATCGTCCGCTTTGGCCCGAACAGAGTCAGCTTCGCGAATCCAGATACCATACCACAGATCTACGGAACGGGCCAAGTCTTCCCCAAAGCTAGTTCATACAACCCCATGAGAACTTTAGCGAACGGCAAGGAGATCATGAGTTTAGTCACAATCTCCGACGAGAAGAAAGTGACAAGTCTCAAGCGCCACATCAGTGCCGGCTTCTCTCAGTCCACATGGTTAAAGCAGGAGGCTCAAATCGACGGAACCCTCAAAATCCTCATAACCCAACTACGAGCGCGAGCTGGACAGGAAGTACCGTTGAACACATGGCTAAGCTTCTGGTCCTTCGACACCTTGACAGAACTCGCCTTCAGCGAAAGCCGTGGCTTCCTCACCGCCGGACGGGATCTCGATGGTATTTGCCCTTCTGGCCACCAACGCTTCGCACATTGGAGGCTTTGGGCTTCGTTGCCGGGGTGGGAAGCGGTCATCTATAAGAACTGGATCGTAACCCGGATCCAGCGCGCCACCGGGCCATTGGCGCAATTAGCAATTCGACGCATTCAGCAGCGAAAGGCAGAGGATAAAGCAGGAGGTGGTGGGAAAGATTTGCTAGGACGGTATCTCGCTGCTAGTCAAGAGGCGCCCGAGGCTGTGGCGCCTGCTGATGTGCTGGGTCTGACAATTTCGACGATTCATGCTGGGTCGGAGACGACGGCTATGACGAGTTCGGCGACTTTGGTGTATTTACTATGGAACCCAGCTACTTTGGCGCGGCTGGAGGAGGAAGTGCTAGGTGCTGGTCTGAGCTTCCCACCGAGGTTCGCGGAGGTGGATAAACTGGTGTATTTGGACGCTGTGATCAGGGAGGGGAT GCGGCTGTTCGTCAACCCCAACTGCGTAGAGCGCACCATCACTCCACCAGGAGCAGAGATCGGGGGCGTCTACCTCCCAGCAGGCACGGGCGTCTCCATCTCCGAGCTCGACACAACCCGCGATCCAGCTGTATACGGTGCAGACCCTCACAGCTTCAAGCCCGAGCGATGGCTTAATGTCGACAAAACGAAGTGGGCAGAGATGAACAGGGTTTCGTTTGGGTTCAGCTATGGCAGGAGGGAGTGTATTGGGAAACATCTTGCGAGGATGGAGATGAAGAAGTTGTTGGCGTCGTTGATTTTGAGTTTTAAG ATTGTGCCTACGAAGCCGGTGCAGATGTGGATGGAGTCGAGTCTGGGTCAGACCAGGCTTGATGTGAGGCTAGAGCCTCGCGTTCCGTTGTGA
- a CDS encoding Calcium uniporter protein 6, mitochondrial has translation MEPLLSRLIVQAAPRASISHKTSWTATCRVPTAYTNHTTSPRSFTTCPARRLPKERKHFDTQSAPDSSYSKPAGDLSQKVGEEEKDHFDRVEEQSKRLQTKSPWMHEGSDVAPVSRMRSAGAMTKGKLLTTPSRMLKLILPMTTRDLNRDRKDVEPLALLVHPQQPLSYLERLIQSELPFMWDEKKGRERAPEIVFRAQDSMEEDTGKDAKEDELAEKKDEGLDGAQEEMVDGKRERTGKIKGRDPKEQDVGTARLRDDPGQEDEPEDHFNFVRWSPSTEIGDFIRDAARGKEFAVDIEGAPEPIYVGVPSFKDRTYYLRMRLQKISKQISSMTRLKEECDELAHRGAKRVAGLGFAGLLSWWGVVYYLTFQTELGWDVMEPVTYLVGLSGLIGGYMWFLYHNREVSYRSAMNYTVSRRQSRLYNAKGFNLPQWEILIEEGNRLRREIKLISDEYDVEWDETQDEGDEKVREALRKERKKAEAKKDKADEKEKEGDD, from the coding sequence ATGGAACCATTGCTATCGCGCCTGATCGTCCAAGCAGCACCTCGAGCCAGCATTTCACATAAGACATCTTGGACAGCGACATGTCGCGTGCCTACTGCATACACGAACCACACCACATCGCCTCGATCTTTTACCACATGTCCTGCACGCCGGCTGCCTAAGGAGCGGAAACATTTCGATACGCAATCGGCGCCAGACAGCTCCTACTCCAAGCCTGCCGGGGACTTGTCGCAAAAGGTGGGCGAAGAGGAGAAGGATCATTTCGACCGTGTGGAAGAGCAGAGCAAAAGACTCCAGACCAAGTCGCCATGGATGCACGAGGGCAGCGATGTCGCGCCGGTGTCGAGAATGCGCAGTGCTGGAGCAATGACCAAGGGCAAGCTGTTGACCACCCCTTCACGCATGTTGAAGCTCATCCTGCCCATGACCACGCGCGACTTGAACCGAGATCGGAAAGATGTCGAGCCGTTGGCCCTACTGGTCCACCCTCAGCAGCCATTGTCGTACCTTGAACGCCTGATACAAAGTGAGCTGCCTTTCATGTGGGATGAAAAGAAGGGTCGCGAGAGAGCACCAGAGATCGTCTTTCGTGCTCAAGATAGCATGGAAGAGGACACCGGGAAGGATGCCAAAGAAGATGAGCTCGCGGAGAAGAAAGATGAGGGGCTCGACGGGGCGCAAGAAGAAATGGTCGATGGCAAGCGCGAACGTACGGGCAAAATCAAGGGCCGTGATCCGAAGGAACAAGATGTCGGCACAGCGCGACTTCGCGACGATCCCGGACAGGAGGACGAGCCGGAAGATCACTTTAACTTTGTGAGATGGAGTCCGAGCACTGAGATTGGCGACTTCATAAGAGATGCTGCCCGAGGCAAGGAGTTCGCAGTGGATATCGAAGGTGCTCCTGAGCCCATCTATGTCGGTGTACCGTCGTTCAAGGATCGCACCTACTACCTCCGCATGAGGCTGCAAAAGATATCGAAGCAAATCTCATCGATGACACGCCTCAAGGAGGAATGCGACGAGCTAGCGCATCGTGGCGCGAAGCGGGTGGCAGGCTTGGGCTTTGCTGGTCTGCTGAGTTGGTGGGGAGTCGTCTACTATCTGACCTTCCAGACTGAGCTGGGCTGGGATGTGATGGAACCCGTAACCTACCTCGTCGGACTGTCTGGTCTTATTGGCGGTTACATGTGGTTCCTCTACCACAATCGCGAAGTCTCGTATCGAAGCGCCATGAATTATACCGTATCCAGGCGCCAGAGTAGGCTGTACAACGCGAAAGGCTTCAATCTGCCGCAGTGGGAGATACTGATTGAAGAGGGCAATCGACTTAGAAGGGAGATTAAGCTGATCTCGGATGAGTACGATGTTGAGTGGGACGAGACCCAAGATGAGGGCGATGAGAAGGTCAGGGAGGCTCTACGTAAGGAAAGGAAGAAGGCCGAGGCTAAGAAAGACAAAGCGgacgagaaggagaaggagGGTGATGATTGA
- a CDS encoding GTPase-binding protein rid1: MDVQPRPQHRRNASSKTGIFRSLVSPKSRPASPEPSPANAQCDARMKPLPTDQSHTSSRGGLRERAGNVQSPPSSPSKKGRSNEDNPKAVTIPTTSKDGKDAPKKSKSSTNLAAVFAKMNRSSKDLSKQVPTDKENTTPPVSATPAPETPIWAQFSSQPNSNSSRPDSRRRPDSRGKGNRSPKNVKDEIAKYTPKEYSPSKQRNFNGTLDQPELRPTLSRDRPHSTYLPTSDSFMNVISRKISGRSSTDEKRRSQAISEKDMPILPGRVSMEQSRLLGRDTHRKASGSSTEQAPAKEKLDINKRGGRVAALAAAFSAKTKDPHAETQKAEAPLDPKAVDAAFEAVLDARNIPEPMRQKMRTLTLRVKTDFIKQDEGSKGSTPPGTLTGDLEKSKSSAVITEAPAEKKEEDDGKSTKRSRTRSRTFTFSRGDKKNKSESPSKRARAQSKSRPMSIDIPKDTPIVGQHTGPTTPTGSCGFRSGAPALPVDYISYLHKNTDPTKIEVGRLHKLRILLRNETVAWVDSFISQGGMAEIVALLHRTMEVEWREDHEDQLLHETLLCLKGLCTTERALAELNKVADDLFPALLAMLFDEEKKGPAEYTTRTVIINVLFNYLSAATAGGSPADLETRARRILAFLGEQQKPEEARPVDFVLGMRIPRPYKLWCREVSNVTKEVFWIFLHHLNVVPLPKPSSSHSNVNANDEDRAKALQATYTQRHFPGSRPPVPAAPYIGGVEWDATTYLTAHLDLLNGLIASLPTTEARYTLREELQASGFEKVMGAVMRTCKEKFYSGVHDGLRAWVAAAAEDGCDTRFVREGPTDEEVKEHAMKASPKKSPKKKQEKPPQLDAPLLEAPKLDLGLKLSKTNSKDDEGWLG; encoded by the coding sequence ATGGACGTCCAGCCGCGCCCCCAGCACCGACGCAATGCCAGCTCCAAGACGGGCATCTTCAGATCGCTGGTCTCGCCCAAGTCTCGACCAGCTTCACCCGAGCCTTCACCGGCTAATGCCCAATGTGACGCGAGGATGAAGCCGCTCCCCACTGATCAGTCACATACCAGCAGCAGAGGCGGACTGCGAGAACGAGCAGGGAATGTGCAGTCACCGCCATCGTCACCATCGAAGAAGGGCAGAAGCAACGAGGACAATCCCAAGGCCGTCACCATACCCACAACGTCGAAAGATGGCAAAGATGCGCCTAAGAAGTCCAAGTCATCCACGAACCTCGCCGCCGTCTTTGCCAAGATGAACAGGTCCAGCAAAGATCTGTCCAAGCAGGTACCGACCGACAAAGAGAACACGACTCCGCCAGTATCTGCTACCCCAGCACCCGAGACGCCGATATGGGCACAATTCTCTTCCCAGCCCAACTCGAACTCCTCTCGACCTGATAGTCGCCGTCGTCCTGACAGTCGTGGAAAGGGTAACCGGTCACCAAAGAATGTCAAGGACGAGATCGCAAAGTACACGCCCAAGGAATACTCCCCGAGCAAACAGCGCAACTTCAATGGCACCCTCGACCAGCCCGAATTGAGGCCCACCCTCAGTCGCGATCGACCGCATAGCACCTACCTGCCAACATCCGATAGCTTCATGAATGTCATCAGCAGGAAGATCAGTGGGCGATCGAGCACAGACGAGAAGAGAAGATCGCAAGCCATCAGCGAGAAGGATATGCCGATTCTGCCGGGCAGAGTGTCAATGGAGCAGTCAAGACTACTCGGCCGAGACACTCACCGCAAGGCGAGTGGAAGCAGCACAGAGCAGGCGCCGGCGAAAGAGAAGCTGGACATCAACAAAAGAGGGGGGAGGGTAGCAGCACTGGCGGCGGCATTCTCTGCTAAGACGAAGGATCCTCACGCAGAGACCCAGAAGGCAGAAGCACCACTCGATCCAAAAGCGGTAGACGCCGCCTTTGAGGCAGTACTCGATGCTCGAAATATCCCGGAGCCCATGCGACAGAAGATGCGAACACTGACGCTTCGAGTCAAGACAGACTTCATCAAGCAGGACGAAGGCTCAAAGGGCAGCACGCCTCCTGGCACACTCACTGGTGATCTGGAAAAATCCAAGTCATCAGCCGTTATCACGGAGGCTCCCGCGGAGAAGAAAGAGGAAGACGACGGCAAGTCTACCAAACGATCGCGGACACGCAGCCGAACGTTCACATTCTCCAGAGGCGAcaagaagaacaagagcgaGTCCCCGTCGAAAAGGGCGCGCGCGCAGAGTAAATCCAGACCAATGTCGATTGACATACCAAAGGATACTCCAATAGTGGGTCAGCACACAGGCCCGACTACGCCAACTGGATCTTGTGGCTTCAGGAGCGGAGCTCCAGCCCTTCCTGTCGACTACATATCATATCTCCACAAGAACACCGATCCAACAAAAATCGAGGTCGGACGGTTGCACAAGCTGCGAATACTGCTTCGCAATGAGACAGTGGCTTGGGTCGACAGCTTCATCTCGCAAGGCGGAATGGCCGAGATCGTGGCATTGTTGCATAGGACAATGGAGGTCGAGTGGAGGGAAGATCACGAAGACCAGCTGCTCCACGAGACTTTGCTGTGTCTGAAGGGATTGTGTACGACGGAACGTGCCTTGGCTGAGCTCAACAAGGTCGCAGATGACTTATTCCCAGCTCTGCTCGCAATGCTGTTCGATGAGGAAAAGAAAGGGCCGGCCGAGTACACGACCCGGACCGTCATCATCAACGTGCTCTTCAACTACCTGTCTGCTGCAACGGCGGGAGGATCACCCGCAGACCTCGAAACTCGCGCTCGAAGGATACTCGCTTTCCTCGGCGAGCAACAGAAGCCAGAGGAAGCACGGCCTGTGGACTTTGTTCTGGGCATGCGGATCCCTCGACCATATAAGCTCTGGTGCCGGGAAGTGTCAAACGTGACCAAGGAGGTCTTCTGGATCTTCCTACACCACCTCAACGTTGTGCCGCTACCAAAGCCCAGCAGTTCTCACAGCAACGTCAACGCTAACGACGAAGACCGAGCGAAGGCCCTGCAAGCGACATATACGCAACGTCACTTCCCAGGGTCTCGACCGCCAGTACCGGCAGCTCCATACATCGGTGGAGTCGAATGGGACGCCACGACTTATCTGACCGCGCACCTCGACCTGTTGAACGGCTTGATCGCCTCCCTGCCCACAACAGAAGCGCGCTACACCCTCCGGGAGGAACTCCAAGCATCAGGCTTCGAAAAAGTCATGGGCGCCGTGATGCGCACCTGCAAAGAGAAATTCTACTCCGGTGTCCACGATGGCCTCCGCGCATGGGTCGCAGCCGCAGCAGAGGATGGCTGCGACACTAGATTCGTGAGGGAGGGTCCCACGGATGAAGAAGTGAAAGAGCACGCGATGAAGGCCAGCCCGAAGAAGAGTCCGAAGAAGAAGCAGGAGAAGCCGCCTCAGCTGGATGCGCCCTTGCTTGAAGCTCCGAAGTTGGATCTTGGACTTAAGTTGTCGAAGACGAACTCGAAGGATGATGAGGGGTGGTTGGGGTGA